From Penicillium psychrofluorescens genome assembly, chromosome: 1, one genomic window encodes:
- a CDS encoding uncharacterized protein (ID:PFLUO_002216-T1.cds;~source:funannotate): MAHRLQVASGACYFVADIAGWYVFVFLMLASVEFPYQIPLGDLSHLIPPRKVDEKEE, from the exons ATGGCTCACCGGCTTCAAGTG GCTTCCGGTGCCTGCTACTTTGTAGCCGATATCGCAGGCTGGTATGTTTTCGTCTTCCTTATGCTAGCGTCAGTGGAGTTCCCATACCAAATTCCCCTCGGGGACTTGAGTCATCTTATTCCGCCGCGCAAGGTCGACGAAAAGGAGGAATGA
- a CDS encoding uncharacterized protein (ID:PFLUO_002215-T1.cds;~source:funannotate), whose protein sequence is MPLLKTFAAVAIATFVGHSLAVPVVPHPSVANDLVLTPENTLSETNPYRNGPHRNGHKIPASSNSAEELSVSVYNNLQSDSMNAYVTGLDPNGILVCLTPGGSWFAPKANGSISGIIPQIITEDIAIPMGDYGTNTSFTIPSYVQSARIWFADGHLKFYTGLNATGYLTLVEPSPSNQHDPSANVNWGFVELTTNSDGLTVNLSYVDFVGLPLGIKVQGSNGTQTALGVPADAVSSICSALSAQASSDGQPWDKLCISDSSGNALRVIAPYDYIQQNPGAFASYWTRYISQVWAKYSTTPLTIDTQAAAGLVNCTTLGNSTLTCDGDNRPYERPSAGDIFGCNTGPFAIEETDNDVHRAVVPRLCAAFDRSTFLLRGGNVQPSLDSSHYYTTSPTDYYSKIVHEQEVDGRGYAFAYDDVNPPDDDGSNASGLLNDPDPSLLSITIGGPTS, encoded by the coding sequence ATGCCTTTACTTAAAACATTTGCGGCTGTGGCAATTGCCACGTTCGTAGGTCATTCTCTGGCCGTTCCTGTCGTTCCCCATCCTAGTGTTGCGAATGACCTTGTCCTTACGCCGGAAAATACTCTCAGCGAGACCAATCCCTACCGCAACGGTCCCCATCGCAATGGCCACAAGATTCCTGCCTCATCTAACTCCGCCGAGGAGCTATCTGTCTCTGTGTACAACAACCTTCAGAGTGATAGCATGAATGCTTATGTCACTGGACTTGATCCAAATGGGATCCTTGTCTGTCTCACACCTGGTGGAAGTTGGTTTGCTCCGAAAGCCAATGGTAGCATCAGTGGCATCATTCCGCAAATAATCACAGAAGACATTGCCATTCCTATGGGTGATTATGGAACAAATACTTCCTTTACCATTCCGAGCTACGTGCAATCAGCTCGCATTTGGTTTGCAGATGGCCACTTGAAATTCTACACTGGATTGAATGCTACGGGTTATTTAACCCTGGTTGAACCGTCTCCATCCAATCAACATGATCCTAGTGCAAACGTCAATTGGGGCTTCGTCGAGCTCACGACAAATTCTGACGGCCTCACGGTCAATCTGAGCTATGTCGACTTCGTCGGTCTCCCGCTTGGTATAAAGGTGCagggcagcaatggcacCCAAACGGCTCTCGGTGTGCCTGCAGATGCTGTGTCATCGATCTGTAGCGCCTTGAGTGCGCAGGCATCCTCAGATGGTCAGCCCTGGGACAAGCTCTGTATTTCTGACAGTAGCGGCAATGCCCTCCGCGTTATAGCCCCTTACGACTATATACAGCAAAACCCAGGCGCTTTTGCTTCCTACTGGACACGATACATCTCCCAAGTCTGGGCTAAATATAGTACGACGCCCCTGACTATTGACACCCAGGCTGCAGCTGGCCTAGTGAACTGTACAACGTTAGGCAACAGTACTTTAACCTGCGACGGCGATAACCGACCATACGAACGGCCATCCGCCGGCGATATTTTCGGTTGCAATACTGGTCCATTTGCAATTGAAGAGACTGATAACGACGTCCATCGAGCTGTTGTTCCGCGTCTCTGCGCCGCATTTGACCGGTCAACATTTTTGCTCAGGGGAGGTAACGTACAACCGAGCCTCGACTCGAGCCATTACTATACAACATCTCCGACAGACTATTACAGCAAGATTGTGCACGAGCAggaagtggatgggaggGGGTATGCCTTCGCTTATGATGATGTCAATCCTcctgatgatgatgggtcAAATGCCTCTGGTCTTCTGAATGATCCGGACCCCAGTCTCCTTAGTATCACTATTGGAGGACCGACGTCTTGA
- a CDS encoding uncharacterized protein (ID:PFLUO_002211-T1.cds;~source:funannotate) has product MFDFNFTGRTLVILITLTCSMSFMLFGYDQGVLSGIIGADNQFGQDFNHPDANTQGLIVSVYQLGNVAGSIGIFFVGDYLGRKKSIVYATAIMLIGASLQTAAKNRGMMYAARVITGIGNGANTSTVPVWQSETSTAKERGKLVAVDSSLMIFGILIAYWMDYGFAQVSGPAQWRFPIGFQMVFIVIVLLLAMVLPESPRWLHKKGRHAEGDEVIARLVGKDVMADDPRVLDLSTVIMKTIELESAGGPFKMKELFQGGKLQNFRRMCICFAVDAFQQLGGICVITYYLPKVLSGSVGMSRHMSLLMSGIITTEYFVASIIQIFLVKYFKRRTLMFLSSAGEIITMAVLAGCVQDGGYAAGIVAVIMIFGYNTFYAFGWLTIPFVYPAEITTLRLRAKGAAVASVGAWIIEFMVVQITPYCVQNIGYKTYILFAVLNAGIILPVVYCFFPETAGMRLEDIDHIFERGGITGGVLSKTGRVVDRRNDIEGAYHRAIQPGEQNLSGFNPPSQFASEIFEHQEKT; this is encoded by the exons ATGTTTGACTTCAACTTCACGGGGAGAACCCTCGTTatcctcatcaccctcacCTGTTCGATGAGTTTCATGCTATTTGGCTACGACCAGGGAGTATTGTCGGGGATCATCGGTGCCGATAACCAGTTCGGTCAGGACTTCAACCATCCCGATGCTAATACTCAGGGACTAATTGTATCTGTTTATCAACTGGGAAATGTGGCTGGATCCATCGGCATATTCTTTGTCGGTGATTATCTCGGTAGAAAGAAATCGATCGTTTACGCAACCGCCATTATGCTCATTGGCGCGAGTCTGCAAACTGCGGCCAAGAATCGGGGAATGATGTACGCCGCAAGGGTTATTACCGGAATC GGTAACGGAGCTAATACGTCGACCGTACCGGTGTGGCAGTCCGAGACCAGCACAGCCAAGGAGCGCGGAAAACTCGTTGCGGTCGACAGCTCCCTGATGATATTTGGCATTCTGATTGCTTATTGGATGGACTACGGCTTTGCCCAGGTTTCCGGGCCCGCTCAATGGAGATTCCCCATCGGTTTCCAGATGGTATTCATTGTCATTGTCTTGCTGTTGGCGATGGTCCTACCTGAAAGCCCTCGCTGGCTGCACAAGAAGGGTCGTCACGCTGAAGGGGATGAAGTAATTGCGCGACTGGTCGGAAAAGACGTAATGGCCGACGACCCACGGGTGTTGGATTTGTCCACCGTGATTATGAAAACCATTGAACTCGAATCCGCGGGTGGACCCTTCAAGATGAAAGAGCTTTTCCAGGGCGGCAAGTTACAGAATTTCCGCCGAATGTGCATCTGCTTCGCCGTGGATGCTTTCCAGCAACTTGGCGGTATCTGCGTCATCACATACTACCTCCCCAAAGTTCTCTCGGGCTCCGTGGGCATGTCGCGACACATGTCGCTGCTGATGTCTGGAATTATAACCACAGAGTACTTCGTGGCTTCGATCATTCAGATCTTCTTGGTCAAGTATTTCAAGCGCCGAACACTGATGTTCCTTTCTAGCGCGGGAGAGATCATCACGATGGCAGTATTAGCGGGCTGCGTACAGGACGGTGGATATGCTGCTGGTATCGTGGCTGTCATCATGATTTTTGGCTACAACACTTTCTACGCATTTGGATGGCTCACGATTCCTTTCGTCTATCCCGCCGAGATCACTACTTTGCGGCTGCGTGCCAAAGGCGCAGCTGTGGCTTCGGTCGGTGCGTGGATTATTGAATTCATGGTTGTCCAGATCACTCCATACTGTGTCCAGAACATCGGCTATAAAAC ATACATCTTGTTTGCGGTTTTGAATGCGGGCATCATTTTGCCCGTTGTCTACTGTTTCTTCCCGGAAACTGCGGGAATGCGCCTCGAGGACATCGATCATATTTTTGAGCGGGGTGGCATCACTGGTGGAGTTTTGTCCAAGACTGGGCGGGTTGTAGACCGACGAAACGACATTGAAGGAGCATACCATCGGGCAATCCAGCCTGGTGAGCAGAATTTGTCTGGATTCAATCCGCCCTCTCAATTTGCGTCCGAAATTTTCGAGCATCAAGAAAAGACGTAA
- a CDS encoding uncharacterized protein (ID:PFLUO_002209-T1.cds;~source:funannotate) codes for MANTSGQATIKGLPDSMRACQILEYNKPHQLRRIPTPDTLKPYDLLLKIAVSSLCHSDLEYQNGALDCTLPVTGSHEGTGVVIAKGDAVTRFAIGDRIMAGQTFDRCGECDDCKGPEKYQHYCEQQGPMMSTQRNGAFQEYLVVDARQACRIPDQMSFLTAAPLACAGITIWRALLQTELKSGQWLGIVGSGGGLGHLGVQFAKAKGLNVIGTDARDDGLSLSRAVGADLVLDARLGKQEVVREVFKVTGGRGVDATITVSDAKPATATACAITRRHGTMVYVPVGHEVCIPFQDIIFRDICVKGSFLCSPKEATEMLDLVVKHNIKVNTTIFHGIEEIPKAVDMLRRGKYQGKGVIVIDEDAVKRE; via the exons ATGGCCAATACTAGCGGACAAGCAACAATCAAGGGTCTTCCTGATTCCATGCGAGCATGCCAGATCCTCGAATACAACAAACCACACCAACTAAGAAGGATACCTACTCCGGACACTCTTAAGCCATATGACCTCCTTCTCAAAATTGCAGTTTCTTCTCTCTGTCATTCTGATTTGGAGTATCAGAATGGCGCTCTCGACTGTACTCTTCCTGTCACCGGCTCCCATGAAGGGACTGGTGTCGTGATCGCCAAAGGAGACGCTGTAACTCGGTTTGCCATTGGTGATCGAATAATGGCTGGGCAAACATTCGACCGCTGCGGAGAATGTGATGATTGCAAAGGACCAGAAAAATACCAGCATTACTGTGAACAGCAAGGCCCGATGATGAGTACCCAGAGGAATGGCGCCTTTCAGGAATACCTCGTGGTCGATGCACGACAAGCGTGTCGGATCCCAGATCAGATGTCGTTTCTTACTGCCGCTCCTCTTGCTTGTGCAGGCATCACCATCTGGAGAGCATTACTGCAGACAGAGCTTAAATCAGGACAGTGGCTTGGGATTGTGGGATCGGGAGGAGGGCTTGGCCATCTTGGGGTCCAATTCGCCAAAGCTAAAGGTTTAAATGTGATTGGGACGGACGCTCGAGACGATGggctttctctttctcggGCGGTTGGTGCAGACCTAGTTCTTGATGCGCGGTTGGGGAAGCAAGAGGTAGTTCGTGAAGTTTTTAAAGTCACTGGTGGCAGAGGCGTCGATGCCACTATCACGGTCAGCGATGCTAAACCTGCAACCGCAACCGCGTGCGCTATCACGAGGAGGCACGGCACAATGGTATATGTTCCCGTG GGCCACGAAGTGTGTATTCCATTTCAGGATATAATATTTCGCGACATCTGCGTGAAGGGCTCGTTTCTTTGTTCTCCAAAAGAGGCCACCGAGATGTTGGACCTTGTTGTCAAGCATAATATCAAAGTAAATaccaccatcttccacgGTATTGAGGAGATTCCAAAGGCGGTCGACATGCTCCGCCGTGGGAAATACCAGGGCAAGGGCGTGATTGTCATTGATGAGGATGCTGTGAAGAGGGAATAA
- a CDS encoding uncharacterized protein (ID:PFLUO_002212-T1.cds;~source:funannotate), whose translation MSTRLEKMHKNGTRLENLRYCAMGMGNKNYKHYNQVIKVLDKALMDLGAHRVGPVGLADESTGATEDSFMEWKDDVLESLGDIITLHEREITDEPSISISHASVDPSLLYLGEPSEKELLGIKDKVTYNSQNPYSAPIAQSIKLSGMTDRICVHLEFDFSAAPALRYQTGDHLAIWPINPDSEVNRLLRLLDLDDEQQRKQPITLTVNEGSMSKCGLPSPTTREALLKYYLEIGALVSRGFLLVLSEYAPTKVAKAALLRLGSSKDVFRREVAAHFLSVGKIMEMVEPTTKWTGVPFSLLVESFNRVQPRNYSISSSSLKQPRRPSITLVINRRNIPTLASNRDEMFFGLTTNYLLAHHYNCTADGSPGDSLEGPSYDLQGPRQKLDGGKVYVHVKHSTFKLPPNPATPVIMVAAGTGIAPFRGFMQERSRLAELGKPVGKMILFFGCRNGTTDYLYREEWQDYEARFGDMFVIVPAFSREQGQRKCYVQDVLLEQKNIVLSLVLDHGAAFYICGSTAMAIEVRTRLLEIIASANMQSLEEADAIIMGKMKKAGLYHEDVWS comes from the exons ATGTCTAC TAGACTCGAAAAGATGCACAAGAACGGAACCAGGCTAGAAAATCTTCGGTACTGCGCCATGGGGATGGGAAACAAGAACTACAAGCACTACAACCAGGTGATCAAA GTCTTGGATAAAGCTTTAATGGATCTTGGAGCTCATCGGGTTGGCCCGGTTGGACTCGCAGATGAGAGCACTGGGGCAACAGAGGATAGTTTCATGGAATGGAAAGATGACGTTCTGGAGAGCCTGGGCGACATAATCACATTGCATGAACGTGAAATCACCGACGAACCTAGTATCAGTATAAGCCATGCCAGCGTTGATCCCAGTCTCCTTTACCTAGGGGAGCCGAGCGAGAAAGAGCTTCTTGGAATCAAGGATAAAGTCACCTACAATTCTCAAAACCCTTACTCTGCACCCATTGCACAAAGCATAAAGCTGTCCGGCATGACTGATCGCATCTGCGTCCACCTGGAATTTGACTTTTCTGCGGCCCCGGCGTTACGCTATCAGACAGGAGATCATCTGGCGATTTGGCCTATCAATCCTGATAGCGAGGTAAATCGACTGCTGCGTCTCTTGGATCTCGACGATGAACAGCAACGAAAACAACCAATCACGCTAACTGTCAACGAAGGGTCGATGAGCAAGTGTGGTCTCCCTTCACCAACCACGCGAGAAGCGCTGCTCAAATACTATCTCGAAATCGGTGCTTTGGTCTCGCgcggctttcttcttgttctttcaGAATATGCGCCCACCAAAGTGGCGAAGGCCGCTCTATTGCGTCTGGGGAGTTCCAAAGACGTTTTCCGTAGGGAAGTTGCCGCTCATTTTCTCTCTGTCGGTAAGATTATGGAAATGGTCGAGCCAACCACGAAGTGGACAGGGgttcctttctctcttttggTAGAGAGCTTCAACCGTGTCCAGCCGCGCAATTACTCCATATCCAGCTCGTCATTGAAACAACCGCGACGACCGTCAATCACTCTGGTCATTAATAGGCGAAATATACCGACCCTGGCATCCAACAGGGACGAGATGTTCTTTGGCCTCACCACTAACTACCTTTTGGCTCACCACTACAATTGCACCGCAGACGGCTCCCCAGGCGACTCGCTAGAAGGGCCGTCATACGATCTCCAAGGACCACGACAGAAACTCGACGGCGGGAAAGTCTATGTTCATGTTAAACATTCGACTTTCAAGCTGCCCCCCAATCCTGCGACTCCAGTCATCATGGTAGCGGCCGGCACCGGTATCGCTCCATTCCGTGGCTTTATGCAGGAACGCAGTCGCCTTGCTGAGCTGGGAAAGCCAGTGGGTAAAAtgattcttttctttggttGTCGTAACGGTACAACAGACTATCTCTATCGAGAGGAATGGCAGGATTATGAAGCCCGTTTTGGAGACATGTTCGTGATAGTTCCTGCGTTCTCACGTGAACAGGGTCAAAGAAAGTGTTACGTTCAAGACGTGCTTCTTGAGCAAAAGAATATTGTCCTTTCCCTTGTCCTTGATCATGGTGCAGCGTTCTACATTTGTGGCTCAACTGCTATGGCAATAGAAGTCAGAACACGGCTGCTAGAGATAATAGCCAGTGCCAACATGCAAAGCCTAGAGGAAGCCGATGCAATCATAATGGGAAAGATGAAAAAGGCCGGACTTTACCATGAGGATGTGTGGAGCTAA
- a CDS encoding uncharacterized protein (ID:PFLUO_002214-T1.cds;~source:funannotate): protein MAFAPWKSIPGWLVLWALNLFSGIALIYEGYNQGVMGSVNSIPGYIDKMQIGTNGKITNVTKQGGIVAVYYFGAMFGCFTGGRLADRSGRKLAIIVGSLFAVVGGSLQAGAQNSDMILCARVIAGFGIGFINTVTPAWVSELAVAHTRGASFALVFCANYTGITIAYWIGYGLKNYSTSFRWRFPLAFQVVPTVILLLTVWFLPESPRWLMAKGRRSEAVEILAKIRGDVPLEDPGLMAEIEQLDATVESSNHKRYRFCNVTFGRHSGKLHLGRRVALAVGIMLMMEWTGILAITVYASTLFSQAGYDSNKAGWLSGLVNTIGVPATIAGIFTIDRFGRRISMYFGFSIQSVALFLSAGLGRLGQLNPDGAAAYGAASVSMVFIFTFFFAQTVLMIAFFYPTEIWPQEIRAFGNSYAVFGWAVGCGITTLVIPSMFASLQWKTLMVFASFNIACLPLVYLFFPETNGRTLEEINLLFMADSPLVFANEKAFADRLSQAGGDMAEAERRLAAELDAPENKVAHV, encoded by the exons ATGGCATTCGCGCCATGGAAAAGCATTCCGGGTTGGCTCGTTCTCTGGGCCCTCAACCTTTTCTCTGGAATCGCCCTCATCTATGAGGGTTACAACCAGGGAGTCATGGGCTCTGTGAACTCGATCCCCGGATACATTGACAAAATGCAGATCGGGACCAACGGGAAGATCACCAACGTCACGAAGCAAGGAGGCATCGTTGCTGTTTACTACTTTGGCGCCATGTTCGGCTGTTTTACAGGTGGTCGTCTGGCGGACCGATCCGGCCGCAAGCTTGCTATTATCGTGGGAAGTCTATTCGCAGTCGTGGGAGGATCACTGCAGGCCGGGGCTCAGAACAGCGATATGATCCTCTGCGCTAGAGTAATTGCGGGATTTGGCATTGGTTTCATCAACACG GTCACCCCTGCCTGGGTTTCGGAATTGGCCGTGGCCCATACTCGAGGAGCCTCATTTGCCTTGGT ATTTTGCGCCAATTATACCGGCATCACCATTGCCTACTGGATTGGCTACGGCTTGAAGAATTATTCAACATCCTTCCGGTGGCGTTTCCCACTAGCGTTCCAAGTGGTTCCTACCGTTATCCTTCTCCTGACTGTGTGGTTCCTCCCAGAATCGCCGCGATGGCTCATGGCCAAAGGAAGACGCAGCGAGGCAGTTGAGATCCTGGCTAAGATCCGTGGGGACGTTCCGCTGGAAGATCCCGGCCTGATGGCTGAGATCGAACAGCTGGACGCAACTGTTGAGTCGTCGAACCACAAACGCTACCGTTTCTGTAATGTCACCTTTGGTCGTCACTCGGGCAAGCTTCACCTGGGAAGGAGGGTCGCGCTGGCGGTCGGCATCATGTTAATGATGGAATGGACTGGCATTCTGGCCATCACTGTCTACGCAAGTACGCTGTTTAGTCAAGCCGGGTACGATAGCAACAAAGCCGGATGGCTATCCGGTTTGGTCAACACGATCGGCGTTCCGGCCACGATTGCGGGTATCTTCACAATTGACCGGTTTGGGCGGCGCATCTCAATGTATTTTGGcttctccatccagagcGTGGCGCTGTTCCTCTCCGCCGGCCTGGGCCGCCTGGGACAACTCAACCCGGACGGCGCCGCCGCGTACGGCGCTGCATCGGTCAGCATGGTCTTTATtttcaccttcttcttcgcgcaGACTGTCTTGATGATCGCATTCTTCTATCCGACGGAAATCTGGCCACAGGAGATTCGAGCGTTTGGAAACAGTTATGCAGTGTTTGGATGGGCCGTCGGTTGCGGCATCACG ACCCTTGTGATTCCAAGCATGTTTGCCAGTCTCCAATGGAAGACCCTGATGGTTTTTGCGTCGTTTAACATCGCTTGCCTGCCGTTGGTGTACTTATTCTTCCCCGAGACCAACGGCCGCACCCTCGAAGAAATCAATCTCCTGTTCATGGCGGACAGCCCTCTGGTTTTTGCCAACGAAAAAGCCTTTGCTGACCGACTTTCCCAAGCTGGCGGTGACATGGCCGAAGCCGAAAGACGACTGGCGGCCGAATTGGATGCGCCTGAGAACAAGGTGGCTCATGTTTGA
- a CDS encoding uncharacterized protein (ID:PFLUO_002213-T1.cds;~source:funannotate) has protein sequence MGVTILDHAKNPVEHGRIRLPTGVRIHYYTAGRGPALLLQHGVRQLYEKTHHACSPSETLTGAKQIPKTGYYWRKVIPYLTSSFTVVVPDLRGVGDSSHPDNGYDMGTVADDLADLMAALGHRTFHIAGEDWGAAAAYQVAARYPDRVLSLVFQEMLLPGFGLEDWAQFRPDRPETHLWHVSFYYVRDVPEMLLIGREREYLTWFIKNEAYDPSSIDDDAIDEYVTKYSQPGGIRSMCNIYRATETNVRQNREAARTKLAMPVLAVGAGSFIGAEVKKQMERVAENVTYAEFHYGHQLAEECPEILGQRYVTFLKSL, from the coding sequence ATGGGAGTCACAATCTTGGACCATGCAAAGAATCCTGTTGAACACGGAAGAATCCGCCTGCCGACGGGTGTACGAATCCATTACTACACCGCGGGAAGGGGTCCGGCATTGCTGCTTCAGCATGGGGTAAGACAACTATACGAAAAGACTCACCACGCGTGTTCTCCTTCAGAGACGCTGACGGGTGCAAAACAGATCCCGAAGACCGGCTACTACTGGCGAAAGGTCATTCCCTATCTGACTTCGTCCTTCACCGTCGTTGTGCCGGACTTGCGCGGAGTGGGCGATAGCAGCCACCCGGATAATGGCTATGACATGGGTACGGTGGCAGACGACCTCGCCGATCTAATGGCCGCGCTGGGTCATCGGACCTTCCATATTGCTGGCGAGGACTGGGGCGCAGCCGCTGCGTATCAAGTGGCCGCGCGCTATCCCGACCGAGTGCTGAGTCTCGTCTTTCAGGAGATGCTCCTTCCCGGCTTCGGACTCGAGGACTGGGCTCAATTCCGCCCAGATCGTCCCGAAACACATCTATGGCACGTCAGCTTCTACTACGTCCGCGACGTGCCGGAGATGTTGCTGATTGGTAGAGAGCGCGAGTATCTTACATGGTTCATTAAGAATGAAGCATACGATCCTTCCAGCATTGACGACGACGCTATTGACGAGTACGTGACCAAGTACTCGCAGCCCGGCGGTATTCGGAGTATGTGCAACATATATCGTGCGACAGAAACGAATGTTAGGCAGAACCGCGAGGCAGCGCGGACCAAATTGGCTATGCCGGTGCTGGCCGTCGGAGCAGGGAGTTTTATCGGCGCCGAGGTGAAAAAGCAGATGGAACGTGTGGCGGAGAATGTGACATACGCAGAGTTTCACTATGGCCATCAGCTGGCAGAGGAATGTCCTGAAATACTCGGTCAACGATATGTGACATTTCTCAAGTCTCTCTAG
- a CDS encoding uncharacterized protein (ID:PFLUO_002210-T1.cds;~source:funannotate): MSAMIVPFGLWEVAVVAFFGIMLIWPILSYFLDPKKLRRFPAPGIAGFSNLWMMYHAYDFRRPMATHDAHQKLGKVVRVGPNHVSFIGRQAVKDIYGHGTPAQKDKFYISFTGTHESSLDVTNRQAHSDKRKRLAAAFSLKRTADMEHFVVEDVQKLLDRFDRAAATKELINVRWYINMLLFDLTGHLVFSQSLGCVERGDDMMVAQKLDGTLYQSKPANALRNSLRIGSTMGWIPSRFGLLKRLTWWHPGWKGGADFTSIVLHMVRTRLEMEKEDGKRNDFFHSLVWNKDHEPLGLEIGEMVAECGLLLNAGSDTTTIVLVGTIYLLTKWSRVAEKLRKELDEELYGEDGVIAYEKVKNLPYLRACIDEAMRIRPPLRGGLPRVTPPEGMMVEGEWIAGNTTVSVPTYSLHHDPDLFKDPYTYRPERWLAEDAANLQQVFIPFSAGGRGCRTLMRRYEFEFESSSFELETKDTVNAHPGTMMMRIHRRCPPEKGTSKS; the protein is encoded by the exons ATGTCAGCAATGATTGTTCCATTTGGATTATGGGAAGTTGCTGTCGTTGCCTTCTTCGGCATCATGCTGATATGGCCCATATTAAGCTACTTCCTCGACCCCAAGAAGTTGCGTCGTTTCCCAGCTCCTGGAATCGCTGGATTTTCGAATCTCTGGATGATGTACCATGCATACGACTTCCGACGGCCAATGGCTACTCATGATGCCCATCAAAAACTAGGAAAGGTAGTTCGAGTCGGCCCGAACCACGTCTCTTTCATCGGCAGGCAGGCCGTGAAGGACATATACGGCCATGGTACGCCGGCTCAGAAGGACAAATTCTACATATCTTTCACGGGGACACACGAAAGCAGCCTAGATGTCACGAACCGCCAAGCGCACAGCGATAAGCGCAAGCgtcttgctgctgcattTTCTCTGAAGCGGACTGCAGATATGGAGCATTTTGTGGTAGAGGACGTCCAAAAACTTCTGGATCGCTTTGACAGAGCAGCTGCCACCAAAGAGCTTATCAACGTGCGTTGGTACATCAATATGCTCCTATTTGACCTCACTGGACATCTGGTTTTCAGCCAGAGTCTGGGATGTGTGGAGCGCGGGGACGACATGATGGTCGCACAGAAGTTGGATGGCACCCTCTATCAGTCCAAGCCGGCAAATGCTCTTCGGAACTCACTGCGCATCGGTTCTACTATGGGATGGATCCCATCACGTTTTGGTCTTCTCAAGCGACTTACCTGGTGGCATCCCGGTTGGAAGGGTGGGGCGGACTTTACATCCATTGTGTTGCACATGGTCCGCACCCGGctcgagatggagaaagaggacgGCAAACGGAacgacttcttccactccttggTCTGGAACAAGGACCACGAACCGTTGGGCCTAGAGATCGGTGAGATGGTTGCGGAATGTGGCCTTCTATTGAATGCTGGATCCGACACCACCACTATCGTTCTGGTCGGAACCATTTACCTTCTGACCAAATGGTCCCGCGTCGCCGAGAAACTCCGAAaggagctggatgaagagTTGTATGGTGAGGATGGCGTCATAGCTTACGAAAAGGTTAAGAACCTGCCGTACCTGCGTGCTTGCATTGACGAAGCGATGCGCATACGTCCGCCACTCCGCGGTGGTCTCCCCCGGGTCACGCCTCCGGaggggatgatggtggagggagagTGGATTGCGGGCAACACCACGGTCTCTGTTCCCACATACTCTCTCCACCATGATCCAGATCTTTTCAAGGATCCGTACACATACAGACCAGAGCGTTGGCTTGCGGAGGATGCTGCCAACCTGCAACAAGTGTTCATCCCTTTCTCtgctggtgggcgaggcTGCA GAACACTGATGCGTCGTTATGAATTCGAGTTTGAATCGTCGAGCTTTGAACTCGAAACCAAGGATACGGTCAACGCACATCCTGGAACTATGATGATGCGAATCCATCGGCGATGTCCTCCCGAAAAAGGCACTTCTAAGTCTTGA